A genomic stretch from Telopea speciosissima isolate NSW1024214 ecotype Mountain lineage chromosome 7, Tspe_v1, whole genome shotgun sequence includes:
- the LOC122669506 gene encoding zinc finger protein CONSTANS-LIKE 14-like isoform X2 — MKVVTFSPDFLCLGKGKKSISEMEKSKMVDSGKPPRRGEEEEEQGGEAEGVPEVAAEEDETKLEQNDRTHQQRLCDFCSESMAILYCRADTAKLCFSCDREVHSGNPLFRKHNRSLLCDACDSSPASIFCSTESLVLCQNCDWNTHGLLSSLHDRRPLEEFSGCPSVIDFSSIFGFDNVGHKSLLPMVDQGDGGLLGSGFYGSVGGIVDELSDAFVWETPRVFSLDDLILSTDSSHNFQAIGNPPLPKGGALQWHSNSCTTAGPEPIPFISLESHSGEGLLFHGKPTEVGDFGSHINCGFKEQTPHPVKEILQGPPKFAPRELTSQERDSVILRYKEKRKARRFDKHIRYESRKARAESRTRIRGRFAKVDQ, encoded by the exons ATGAAAGTTGTTACTTTTTCTCCAGATTTCCTCTGtttaggaaaaggaaaaaagagcaTTTCAGAGATGGAAAAGTCTAAAATGGTTGATTCTGGAAAACCCCCACGacgtggagaagaagaagaagaacagggagGGGAAGCTGAAGGAGTACCCGAAGTTGCAGCCGAGGAAGATGAGACAAAATTGGAACAGAATGACAGAACCCACCAGCAGCGTCTCTGTGATTTTTGCTCTGAATCGATGGCTATCTTGTACTGTAGAGCCGACACTGCTAAACTCTGTTTCTCGTGTGATCGTGAAGTCCACTCTGGGAACCCCCTCTTCCGGAAGCACAATCGTTCCCTGCTTTGTGATGCTTGTGATTCAAGCCCGGCTTCCATTTTTTGTTCCACGGAGAGTCTTGTTCTCTGCCAGAACTGTGATTGGAACACTCATGGTCTCTTATCTTCTCTGCACGACAGGAGACCGTTGGAGGAGTTTTCTGGGTGTCCATCGGTGATTGATTTTtcatcgatttttgggtttgaCAACGTTGGGCACAAGTCTTTGTTGCCGATGGTAGATCAGGGTGATGGTGGCTTGCTGGGTTCTGGGTTTTATGGTTCTGTGGGAGGAATAGTGGATGAGCTTTCTGATGCGTTTGTATGGGAAACTCCGCGTGTTTTTAGTCTTGACGATCTGATTCTTTCCACTGATTCGAGCCATAATTTCCAAGCTATTGGAAATCCTCCTCTGCCCAAG GGAGGTGCACTTCAGTGGCACAGTAACAGTTGCACAACAGCTGGTCCAGAACCcattccttttatttctctcGAAAGCCATTCGGGGGAAGGATTGTTGTTTCATGGGAAACCTACAGAGGTTGGTGACTTTGGTTCCCACATCAATTGTGGCTTCAAAGAGCAAACACCGCATCCAGTTAAAGAAATCTTGCAGGGACCGCCAAAATTTGCTCCACGTGAATTAACAAGCCAAGAGAGAGACTCAGTGATCTTACGAtacaaggagaagaggaaagcaaGAAG ATTCGACAAGCACATCCGGTACGAATCCCGGAAAGCTCGTGCAGAAAGCAGGACAAGAATTAGGGGACGTTTTGCAAAGGTGGATCAGTGA
- the LOC122667815 gene encoding WD repeat-containing protein 48 homolog, with protein MHRVGSAGNTSNSSRPRKEKRLTYVLNDADDTKHCAGVNCLALLRTPVPDGCDYLFTGSRDGTLKRWALAEDTATCSATFESHVDWVNDAVLAGDNILVSCSSDTTVKTWNCLSDGTCTRTLRQHSDYVTCLASTQKNSNIVASGGLGGEVFIWDLEAALVPVSKSTDAMEDDSSNGLIGTGNSGLPITSLRSISSSSSISLHPTQSHGYGPIAAKGHKESVYALAMNDDGSLLVSGGTEKVVRVWDPRTGSKTMKLRGHTDNIRTLLLDPTGRFCLSGSSDSMIRLWDLGQQRCVHSYAVHTDSVWALASTPTFSHVYSGGRDLSLYLTDLATRESVLLCTKEHPILQLALHDDSIWVATTDSSVRKWPADGRNPQKVFQKGGSFLAGNLSFSRARACLEGSTPVPVYKEPSFTIPGTPGIVQHEILNNRRHVLTKDTADSVKLWEITRGIVVEDYGKVSFEEKKEELFEMVSIPAWFTTDTRLGSLSIHLDTPQCFSAEMYSADLNIPGKPEDDKVNLARETLKGLLAHWLGKRRQRIASQASANGDVSSGKDFSARNHSHSRVEVDGNAENDSMVYPPFEFSTVSSPSIITEGSHGGPWRKKITSFDGTEDEKDFPWWCIDCVLNNRLPPKENTKCSFYLQPCEGSAAQIVTQGKLSAPRILRIHKVVNYVVEKMVLDKPSDGANSDGTFAPVLGVGHSQLSTLGSDISFRPGLKTWQKLKPSIEILCNNQVLSPDMSLATVRAYIWKKPDDLVLNYRLMQGR; from the exons ATGCACCGTGTGGGTAGTGCGGGGAATACATCCAACTCATCCCGcccaaggaaggaaaagaggTTGACGTATGTTTTGAATGATGCTGATGACACAAAG CACTGTGCAGGTGTAAATTGCTTGGCGTTATTAAGGACGCCGGTACCTGATGGTTGTGATTATCTTTTCACTGGAAGCCGAGATGGAACACTGAAGAGATGGGCTCTGGCTGAAGATACTGCCACCTGCTCTGCTACATTTGAGTCTCATGTTGACTGG GTCAATGACGCAGTCCTTGCGGGTGATAACATCCTTGTGTCATGTTCCTCTGACACCACCGTCAAG ACTTGGAATTGCTTGTCTGATGGGACTTGTACAAGAACTCTCCGTCAACACTCTGACTATGTTACTTGTCTTGCATCAACCCAGAAAAAT AGCAATATTGTTGCCTCTGGTGGCCTTGGTGGGGAGGTTTTCATTTGGGACCTTGAAGCTGCACTTGTTCCAGTCTCAAAGTCCACTGATGCAATGGAAGATGATTCTTCAAATGGTCTAATTGGTACTGGGAATTCTGGGCTGCCCATTACAAGTTTACGTTCTATTAGTTCAAGCAGCAGCATTTCACTCCACCCGACACAGTCACATGGATATGGTCCTATTGCTGCTAAGGGCCATAAAGAGTCTGTCTATGCTTTGGCAATGAATGATGATGGAAGCCTACTTGTTTCTGGTGGAACTGAGAAG GTTGTGCGTGTTTGGGATCCTAGAACTGGTTCAAAGACTATGAAGTTAAGGGGGCACACAGATAACATAAGGACTCTGCTTCTGGATCCTACTGGGAG ATTCTGCTTATCAGGATCCTCTGATTCTATGATCAG ACTATGGGATCTTGGCCAGCAGCGTTGTGTACATTCCTATGCTGTGCATACAGACTCTGTTTGGGCACTTGCCAGCACTCCAACATTCAGCCATGTTTATAGTGGTGGGAGGGACCTTTCT TTATATCTAACAGACTTGGCAACAAGAGAGAGTGTGCTGCTTTGCACCAAAGAACACCCTATTTTGCAACTTGCGTTGCATGATGATAGCATATGGGTTGCAACAACAGATTCTTCAGTACGTAAGTGGCCGGCTGATGGACGTAACCCACAGAAGGTTTTTCAAAAAGGTGGTTCATTTTTGGCTGGCAATTTGTCCTTTTCCAGGGCAAGAGCTTGTTTAGAAGGATCTACTCCC GTACCTGTTTACAAAGAACCATCATTTACAATTCCTGGAACCCCAGGAATCGTTCAGCATGAAATATTAAACAACAGAAGGCATGTCCTGACTAAG GATACAGCGGATTCAGTTAAGCTATGGGAGATCACAAGGGGAATTGTGGTTGAGGATTATGGCAAG GTTTCatttgaagagaagaaggaagaactaTTTGAGATG GTGAGTATTCCTGCATGGTTCACTACAGATACTAGGCTTGGAAGCTTGTCTATCCATTTGGACACACCACAATGCTTTTCTGCTGAAATGTATTCTGCTGACCTTAACATTCCTGGGAAACCTGAGGATGACAAG GTCAATCTAGCACGAGAGACACTTAAAGGTTTGTTGGCTCATTGGTTGGGCAAAAGAAGGCAAAGGATAGCATCGCAAGCTTCAGCCAATGGTGATGTTTCATCAGGGAAGGATTTTTCTGCTAGAAATCATTCCCATTCAAGAGTTGAGGTTGATGGTAATGCAGAAAATGACTCGATGGTTTACCCTCCATTTGAGTTTTCAAcagtttcttctccttctataaTTACTGAGGGCTCCCATGGAGGCCCATGGAGAAAGAAGATCACTTCGTTTGATGGTACTGAAGATGAGAAGGATTTTCCATGGTGGTGTATTGATTGTGTTTTGAATAATCGATTGCCACCAAAAGAAAATACCAA GTGCAGCTTTTATTTACAACCTTGTGAAGGATCTGCTGCCCAAATCGTCACACAGGGAAAGCTCAGTGCACCTCGGATATTGCGAATACATAAA GTTGTCAACTATGTTGTAGAAAAAATGGTTCTTGACAAACCATCGGATGGTGCGAATTCTGATGGAACATTTGCTCCAGTACTGGGTGTTGGTCACTCACAACTGTCGACACTTGGGAGTGATATCTCCTTCCGTCCTGGCTTGAAGACCTGGCAGAAGCTAAAACCTTCGATAGAGATCTTGTGCAATAATCAG GTCTTATCCCCAGACATGAGCTTAGCCACAGTTCGAGCATATATATGGAAGAAACCTGATGATTTGGTCCTTAATTACAGACTAATGCAAGGACGATGA
- the LOC122669506 gene encoding zinc finger protein CONSTANS-LIKE 13-like isoform X1 gives MKVVTFSPDFLCLGKGKKSISEMEKSKMVDSGKPPRRGEEEEEQGGEAEGVPEVAAEEDETKLEQNDRTHQQRLCDFCSESMAILYCRADTAKLCFSCDREVHSGNPLFRKHNRSLLCDACDSSPASIFCSTESLVLCQNCDWNTHGLLSSLHDRRPLEEFSGCPSVIDFSSIFGFDNVGHKSLLPMVDQGDGGLLGSGFYGSVGGIVDELSDAFVWETPRVFSLDDLILSTDSSHNFQAIGNPPLPKNRNATCGQHKEDIQSQLCQLAKLEHCLNIDHGRFESLISVKTQVVEPITQHGNMGNMDARFEHDTEQIVSPGHKGGALQWHSNSCTTAGPEPIPFISLESHSGEGLLFHGKPTEVGDFGSHINCGFKEQTPHPVKEILQGPPKFAPRELTSQERDSVILRYKEKRKARRFDKHIRYESRKARAESRTRIRGRFAKVDQ, from the exons ATGAAAGTTGTTACTTTTTCTCCAGATTTCCTCTGtttaggaaaaggaaaaaagagcaTTTCAGAGATGGAAAAGTCTAAAATGGTTGATTCTGGAAAACCCCCACGacgtggagaagaagaagaagaacagggagGGGAAGCTGAAGGAGTACCCGAAGTTGCAGCCGAGGAAGATGAGACAAAATTGGAACAGAATGACAGAACCCACCAGCAGCGTCTCTGTGATTTTTGCTCTGAATCGATGGCTATCTTGTACTGTAGAGCCGACACTGCTAAACTCTGTTTCTCGTGTGATCGTGAAGTCCACTCTGGGAACCCCCTCTTCCGGAAGCACAATCGTTCCCTGCTTTGTGATGCTTGTGATTCAAGCCCGGCTTCCATTTTTTGTTCCACGGAGAGTCTTGTTCTCTGCCAGAACTGTGATTGGAACACTCATGGTCTCTTATCTTCTCTGCACGACAGGAGACCGTTGGAGGAGTTTTCTGGGTGTCCATCGGTGATTGATTTTtcatcgatttttgggtttgaCAACGTTGGGCACAAGTCTTTGTTGCCGATGGTAGATCAGGGTGATGGTGGCTTGCTGGGTTCTGGGTTTTATGGTTCTGTGGGAGGAATAGTGGATGAGCTTTCTGATGCGTTTGTATGGGAAACTCCGCGTGTTTTTAGTCTTGACGATCTGATTCTTTCCACTGATTCGAGCCATAATTTCCAAGCTATTGGAAATCCTCCTCTGCCCAAG AACCGAAATGCGACTTGTGGGCAACACAAAGAAGATATTCAATCTCAACTCTGTCAGCTAGCAAAGTTGGAGCACTGTTTGAATATTGATCATGGGCGATTTGAATCACTTATCAGTGTTAAAACCCAGGTCGTAGAACCAATTACCCAACATGGAAATATGGGTAATATGGATGCTAGATTTGAACATGATACAGAACAAATTGTCTCTCCTGGTCACAAG GGAGGTGCACTTCAGTGGCACAGTAACAGTTGCACAACAGCTGGTCCAGAACCcattccttttatttctctcGAAAGCCATTCGGGGGAAGGATTGTTGTTTCATGGGAAACCTACAGAGGTTGGTGACTTTGGTTCCCACATCAATTGTGGCTTCAAAGAGCAAACACCGCATCCAGTTAAAGAAATCTTGCAGGGACCGCCAAAATTTGCTCCACGTGAATTAACAAGCCAAGAGAGAGACTCAGTGATCTTACGAtacaaggagaagaggaaagcaaGAAG ATTCGACAAGCACATCCGGTACGAATCCCGGAAAGCTCGTGCAGAAAGCAGGACAAGAATTAGGGGACGTTTTGCAAAGGTGGATCAGTGA